The genomic stretch CGAGCTTGAAGTAGTCGAGGTCGAAGGTCTTGAAGCTCCCGGGGTCCATCTCCACGAGTGTTGTGTTGTCGTTGAGGCTGGCGCACTTGCTCTTCAGCTTGGCCATGTAGAAAGGCTCCAGCGTGGGGTCGATGTCACTGGGGTTGACCCTGCCGGTGAAGTTGTAGAGACGGTCGGAGAAAGAGAAGCAGTGAGACGTCCCGATCGTGTGTGCGGCTGAAGCAGAGATAGAACATCCATGCCAATTGTTAGAAGACCATTTACAGTATTATTGGTGTAAAGCACTAAAGCTTAGGTGGAAATATTATCGTCAACTACCTGAGAGGACGACGAGGTCCTTGATGTCAAGGTTCTTGGCAGCGAAGAGCTGGGTGAGCACGGTGATGTTAGCGGTGGGAGGGGGCAGTGCGTCGGTCTCGTTGGAGATGGACACGCTGCCGTCTCGCCGGCCCAAAGGAACTTCCCAGAATGGCCCCTTGCTCTGGAGAAGAAAAACAACGAGAGCAGCATTGAGGATTTTGCTTCGTCACGCACGTACCGCCATTTGCGAAGTTGCGTACTACTCACCAGCCATACAGCGTCCCTGGCAATGAGCGTGAGCACGTCTGCACAGGAGACGGTGTCAGGGCAGGCCTTCTCCACAGCGGCCTTCACCCTCTCCACGAAGTTGAAGCCGCGCAGCGTCTGGTTAGGCAGCGCGTCCTTCTCCGCCGTCTTGTTCGCCGAGTCCAGCAGAACCGAGCCGTCGCACCCCTGCATACATTAATCATCCACGTTAGACGCTGGTCACgaacctgcacacacacacacacacagaagcTCAATGCACAGCGAGACAACGAATGCAGACGAACCCtgacgaagcagtcgtggaagtgCATCCTGAGGAGCGGAGCGGCGAGGCTTGGCGCGAGGGATAGCGCCCTGACCATCTCCTTCCGGACGACGTCCTCCACGCTGGGGCACGACTCACTGTAGAACTTCTCGTGCAGCTGCGCATGCGCgcaagacgccgccaccgccgcgagcagcagcaccaccatgaCACCCCTCGTCGCCATTGTTAGAAGCCAAATAACTTTGCTTCTTCCTTGGTACTGAAAGGATGACGGTGGCTAGACAAGGTAGCTAATCGAGGGAAGCTTGAACTGCTGCTGCTGAATCGGCGCCGAGGAAATTTATAGAGCAGGGCTGTGCCGACGCCTGCATGTGGTAGGCTGTCTCGCGAAGCAGCAGGTAAGTTTGCATGGTTTAGTGAGTTGTCCCTACCCTTGTTTGCACTTCGTGGAATCTTTGCCATGCCAGGTACACTGGCGGCTACACCGTATGTATAATGGAGGTGGCAGGGCCATCCAGCCAGACGGAACCACATCACATCAGCTCATAATTAATTTTGTGAGTTGTGAATAAAAAGGAGAGTAAATTCATTCGTTGCCAATAGTTTAAATCGACAACGGCTCCGGGCACAGGTCAATTCCACCTACCGGTAGTTCGCTGAGATGGAGATCGCACGATCCGTATATTGTACCGGTACTCTTtcgattttttttcgaaatgccctataaaagaaagaaaaaaacataaaaaagaaagGTCTTAATTTCTATTTGAGTTTAGAGGAACCATGATGCTATCGTCCCACATATCTAAACTTATGTGTCTATGAGTAGTTGAGTACTGTCTTTACCGTCACAGGATCCTTGAACCCGATCATTGTCGGGCCTAGGTTACCTCAAGGCCAAGTAAAGTACAATATATTACTGCTTACAATCACTGCACGAAAAAAAACACTTCCATCGATGGCTAATTGTTGCAAATAATTAAATTTAAAATGTTGCTTACATTTTGCCGACATATAATTATAACAATGTGTTTCCTCAAAGTTTGCACAAACGAGTTCAACTATAATGATACAACTTACAATATATTTATACCAATATTGCTTAAATTATGAAAACGAATTGATAGGGCCATAATTTTTTACAAAGTTTGGACCATGTTAGGCTGGGGCTTACGATTTTAGACAGGCTTATTTGAGCTTGGACTGGCCCAATGATTATACATTACCACTCTATCATTTCTAGAGTCATTTCTTTATGCTTCTAGAGCAGCTTACCGAGAAAAAATCCAAACCGAAAAGAACTAGTTCCTCTGTCCCATAATAAAAGATAACAGGGACGGATGGGGTatatcttagttttttttttcagaattgggAATCAAGCTCCGGCCTCTGTATAAAAGGAATGCACATAACGTTTTATTGCATAGTTTCGGATTTAGTTTAAAAGTGAAGCAAGAGAATTTTACAATTCATGAGTTACACAAAGTTgacacatgaatcaaccaacgAAACAACGCATACAATGTGCCTCTAAGCATCATGTATCCTAATGGTTGCCGCCAGCCAGCCTGATTGAAGATAGTCCGTATGACCGCTATCAAATGATTGCATCCAATATTCAAATGTTCCCGCTGATTCGCGGGAAGAAGGTACAACCATATGTGGATCCTAGATAACCTGCAATTAATTTGGGACAACATTCTTGTTAAAAACACCAAATTGCCCAAACTAGAGCACAAAGTCCCACACGAATTCGAGCCTTCACTTTCTTATCAACACCATTCAGCCAGTTCCCAAACATATTAATAATATTATTTGGGgcataaatattaaaaataaaatgaaaaactctTCAAACTGATCTCTCAAAAGAACAAGAGATAAAAAGGTGTTCAATGGATTCATGTGCATCACAGAACACACATTTTGCACAACCCGTCCAAGGTCTTTAAttaaattatccttagtaagtaGCTCCTGCCTACTCAAGAACCActtaaaaatcttaatttttggcGGTACTTTCAATTTTCATAAGTATTCAATAAATACCCAGTATGGTCATTCATAAAATCTGCATACATTGATTTAATCGAGGACACTCCAGATGAAGTCACTATCCATTTGAATTTATTTGGCTCATCCGTTAATGCGACACCCATTATTCTCTCTACTAGGTGCAGCCATGCTGCCCTTGGCCTCACGGACCGTTATTATGAAACCTATATTCAGCGGCGAGTGGGATAAAATATGAGCCACCGTCCCATGTTTATATCGCACGATGCTATAGAGAGATGAATATTAGGAAGAAGGAGGTGTAGGTCCTAACCAAGAATCCTCCCAAACCTGAGCGCGCTCTCCATCACCAACGATAAAAGAGCCTCGTTTAAACAATTTGTGTTTCACTGCCGTAATTCCCTTCTAGGAGGGAGAATCGGTCGGGTTAGCCAGTATTTgaggctttttttttttgctgaagaTACTTGTTATGTAGTAGCTCCTGCCACCCCTTCTTCATTAAAAAGTTTAAATAATCATTTGTTGAGTAAACATTTATTCTTTAACTCTAGTACTTCAATGCCTAAACCTTCCTGATCCCTTGGTCGACATATGATATTTCATTTAGTTAGCCGATATTTCTTTTTGTGTTGATCACTTTGCCAAAAGAAGCATGATGTGTAATAATGTAGCCTTTTCCTAACCCCTTTGGGTATCTTGTAAAAAGACAATAGAAACATCGGTAAACTAGTAAGAAAATAATTTATTAGAACAAGACGATCTTCATATGAGAGCAATCTTTCATATCCAAGAAGCTACCTTTCTCTCAAAACGATCTTCTACTACTTTCCATTCAATCTCCTATAATCAATAGGTATGTCCAAATACTTTAAAGTAAAAGAACCAACCTCACATCCAAAAATGCGCTTATACTCCTCCTCTAATTCTTTGGCCTTGCCAAAACAAAAAATCCCACATTTGAAAACTGATTTTTAATCCTGAGAGTTGTTCGATTATAGATAATATAAGCTTCATGTAAACGGTTTTCTCTACAACTTGATATGATAGTCTCTAATGGTGGACCTCACCAAGTTGGCATATTGTCCAAGCATGGGCTTAATGAGTCAACTTATAAGGAGGGTGATAATATTGTGTGGTTAGGATTAGTAATTACTTATATTGCATACTACTTGTCGAGAGGATATTTTACCATGGTTTACCATGTGTCGAGGGTCACGTGCTTGTGTGATGTTTTACCAGATGTTGCATTAAAACCACTTGTTGTCTCCATATTTACGTATGTACTAATTAAATGCACGCGTGCATTGCCACAGATTTATAAAGTAACGATCATCGTCTAATACCACAAATGTATTTGGCGTTCACATCATGCAtcctttcattggaaaatatggtAGAAATTTAAATATCTCTATAACTTTCTTGGCTTCCTATAAACCACCTAGGTAGTGGCCTAGTTGAGCTTAGAAACTCCATCATCAAATGAGCAAAAACGAGAACAAGGCTAATgatcatgtaaaatgcatacatgcacTTTTTACTTTATTGACATATAttttcaacatatatgatgttatattcatgttttatattgatttatgagGATTTATCAATGATCTTCTTTATTTGGGTTACAACTCTGTAGAATAAGAAAACCATGTttatgtatttttcactttcagggaCCTATGCGAAGTTAAACTAAGCTACGATATCGGGGACGTCAATATTTCACCACAAGAAGCATCTAAAGCGATTGGACCTCATGAGGgagggcctgaggcccaaaagagcataGGTGGCTCGCCCAGTAAGGGTGGGCGCGCCAACCACCCTTTTTCGCCATCGACCGTACGTTTTTCCTGCTTCTTTCGCCCACAGTATATGACCTCCCCGGGGTTTCCTTGAGAAGAGAGCCACCGaaagacagaaacaccaaaacagaggctgcaaaaacaaagattggagggggaaactccgccggagccgcCTCCGGAGGGATATCCACCTTCTCCACATTAGTAGAAAACTAGCTATAGGTGGgatgctattctgtggcgcaccagacaatGCGCGCCACTGAAATAGCGTATTTTTGTGACGCACCTGTcacgcatgcgccacagaaataaggtgggcCCCACCCCctgccagccccaatcattggtttcactatttctgtggcgcacatgaccaggtgcgccacagaattaagacatTCTGTGGAGCACCTtacttggtgcgccacataaataaagTCATTGTATGGCGCACcttgcttggtgcgccacagaaattgtctCAATTATTGGTCCTCCGTCGGCCCGTCTGTATATCTCTTGCCCGTACACGCCTTCCTTGACCTAGGCTCCCCTCCCTCCGGTCCCCTTCCCCTGCCCCCTCCCTTGCCTCCACGCCGCCTCCTGCCTCCACGCAGCCGCCCTCCCCTGCTCCCTCCCTCGCGCGGCCTCCTCTTCTCCGCTGAGCGTGGACACCAACGACGGAGGAGCAGCCGTTCCCCTCCTGCTCCGCCTCTCGTTCCCCTCTAATCGCCCGTGAAGTTGATGTCGCGTGATGCTgctccggccgtcgccgacccTGTCTAGTGCCGCCTAACGCCGCTGCTGCTTCGCCCTTCTCTCCTCTAGCTTCGGCCCTCGCAAGACTTCCTGCAATTCTTCCCCTGGAAACCCTAACCCACCTCCAGGAGGTACACCGGCCATCGCCGTCCGCCGGCGTGGCTCCTTCATAAACTCCTCCACTGGATCTCCTTCACGGCTCCGCCTCCCTGCACCTGCTAGCGCCCTAGGGCTAACCCTAGCTTGGCCTGGCTTGGTCGCCGGCGTGATGCCGCGCGTCGCTGCACTCCGGTGAACACCTGGTGATGATAATGGTGTGATGGTGTAGTGTTGGTTGGTGTTGTGGTGACAGCCCACTGCCGCCAGGCCTCGTCTATGCCACCGTGCGGTAGGTTGCAGCTTGGCGCATGTGAGGCGCCCCGGTGCTCCTCGTGCCACCCTGTCGTGGCCACCGACGTTGACCACCTCTACTTCCTCTTCATCGACATTGAGAGGACCTCGGTATAATCCTTTCCCCTCTCTTCTTCCTATATGTATTGATGAATAACTAGATCGAGCTCGGTCTCCTCCTATGGCCAACTCTCGCTCGAATTTCTTACAGTATCCCAGGAACGTCTGATGTTGGTAATGGTATACTAGGCTTGCTAGTGATTTTGAGTGGCACTGAATTTCGGAATGGTTTGTGTTGTGGTTGCACAAACTTAATTATTGAATCTTTGGTAACTATTAACTTCGACAGTGATCCCTATCCAGGCTTGGTATGCATATGATCACAATGCTCAGTTAGTGTACTACTGTCGAGCATATATATATTGGAAACATGACCATATAACACATTGTAGCTAAACTGCTAAACAAGTGACCATTGAACATGAAATTCCTTGCTACAGTTGAAAATGATGGAACACTTTGTTTAGACAGTAAGCGTGTCATGATCAAGTAGTGGAACCTCCTTTATTCCTTTCTGTTTGGTCTGTTTTGGTTCAAAGGAGATGTCGGATATCGAGATTCCTAAGTAGGCGCCAACCCGATATGCTTCTGCGGATTTTGGTTGCATACTGGGGATAGAAATTCAGCAGTGTATGGCTTTTGCTATTATTTTATCTGGGGTCTCCAATTGCTAAAGCCTTGGAAACATAATAATTTCAAATGTCTACTGGTGAACAAATTTTATTcatttttatttctatttctatttaacTAGCAACTAATCCTAATTTAAGATGGAACTAACTAGGAACACTGAATTCATATGATGGTCTATAACTGACACCGAATTAAAATGAATTGGGTGCAAGTTCATAAGAATTTGGTCTTTAATTTTATTtgcacttgccgatgattagaatgtttggtcactacactctgggtggggtgagtgaacctggtgtgatggcacaaatatcaatctgttgTGCATCCTATTTGGCTTCGCTTACcctatccctgaatgttaatattttttcgaccaacaaagtatgaggcatgctatttagttgatactacttggctcgtatttgagttggctTTCTTATTTTGGTCTTTCTTTCATTTTAGTgccaatgattaaaatgtttggtcactacactcggGGGGCGGTGCTATCGAGCCTAGTGTGATTGCATAAATATCAATCTCttttgcatcctacctggcctcgctaacACCGtctctgaatgttaatatttgtttctgccaacaaagtatgaggcatatgctatctagttgatactacttggctcgtatttgagttggcattcttcattaactttagtctttcttccattttagtgccaatgattagaatgtttggtcacatgTACACTCGTGGGTGGTGCAAGTGAGCCTggccggtgtgatggcacaaatatcaatctcttgtgcatgctacctggcctcacttacaccatccctgaatgttaatatttatttcggCCAACAAAGTATTAGCCATATGCTATCTAGCTGATACTAgttggctcgtatttgagttggcattcttcattaactttggtctttcttccattttagtgtcgatgattaaaatgtttggtcactcttACACTCTGGGGTGGAGCCAATGAGACTGgtatgatgacacaaatatcaatctcttgtgcatcctatctGGCCTCACTAACTCCATCCCTGaaagttaatatttgttttgaccaacaaagtatgatgcATGATATTTAGTTGAtcctacttggctcgtatttgagttggacttatttgtttattttggtctttcttTGAGGTAATGCTGATGATTAGAatttttggtcaccgtacactctggggtggcgtaagtgagcctggtaagatgacacaaatatcaatctcttgtgcatcggacttggcctcacttacgccatccctgaatgttaatatttgttttgaccaacaatgtatgaggcatttatttatTCTATCCTAGTTGGCTATTATTTGTGTTGGCCTTCTTCGTTTATTATGGTCTTTCTTTCATTTTAGTCACTACACACTCGGGAgcggtgcaagcgagcctggcgggagagaggagggagcagaggaggaaccggatgaagaccactttcatcgcgaTGATGCTCGTAGTGACTCtcgtctatttgtatcttgagatAATGAATTTATATGAATTAAGACTTGTATGTAAAAAAATTGACACTTGGCACTGTatgtgtatctcgatcgggctctaagtaatatgatgatgatgtttatattatatctgtgcaatgtacatgctatttatattatatatgCACAGTGTTATATATAATCTGTATAATATCTATATATAACCTGTATGTGTATAGCAGGTAGTACAAAATCGTGTATATAGGTAACTAAATAAGTGGCGCACATAacactaattctgtggcgcaccgcagcaacagtgcgccacagaaaaacgatattctatggcgcatgggctggtgcgccacagaaatccaatttttatggtgaggattctgtggcgcaccgcccgatCGCCACAGAATATGCATTTAGGTACGCCACAGATGACCCTTTCCGTACTAGTGCCAATGTTTCCACATCAACACCATGATgaaggggagtagtccacctatgGACTATGGGTTTAcgccagtagcttgatctatttctctcttgttcttcatagatcttagtaccatatgagttgGCAACAtgcttatggtcatatatgtaatttctatgtggtggatctttattctatgatattgagaTATGAGATAGAAATCTATTATGTGTaaaatgtattgatagatgcatattatgtaccccattcttaagtgcttgttccgatccaacttgtatgtaacaacatgtgtggggagatgtgtgtattagatggagtagcatggttttaatgattgaatagtgacatcaacactagtaggaaaacccttataggtgaagcttagttctgtggcgcaccgttttgaatgcgccacagaaacttattttgtggcgcaccaggcacggtgcgccacagaaatagcttaattttgtggcgcacgctcgagtagtgcgccacgaaactatgtggggcccacatcctgccaccaccatctATGGCCGCCGCCTTCCTCATCTTCCCTCGAGATCGCATGGCGCTTTTATGGGAATTGAACAGTGCTGCACTTCTTCTCTCTCAGtctgcactggtggaaaaagggcctttggtcgcggttcgcaactgtcattagtcgcggttgcgcaaccgcgaccaaagtagcgcgactaaaggcccccccctttagtcgcggttgcttacgaaccgcgactaaaggcccggtcCACGTGGACGCCGGGcggccgtcggggcggaggcccttttagtcgcggttcttggccgaccgcgactaaaggccgccgcaggtttagggttttaggcccccccccctaaacctgccccccccccctaaagctgttttctgtttaatttgtattgttttatttcttttgtgctttatttgtaattttgaaggagtacgtttcacatattctacggtactacatacatgcatgcatatgaatgtacaatttcaaacaaatttgaaattagaaccaaaaagaattcaagaggaatatacaatatatattcaatatcatcggatgaccatatacaagtttgaacaagtttccatacataatttaatgcatgtatagttctacgtcctctacgtagtgttgtcctgtaggatcgatgacttccctcgcgaaccatccaagctagttcctcctgaagtggtcggaagcgagcttcggactaagcgtcttccggaggttattcctcttgatgttgttctcatccgactggtcccgctcattggtgtatctccggatcctctcacaaacatagtatccacatagattggtccccggtggttgAATATCCCCGATCGTCCGCACTgctccttttaaaatgtagctctttttgaattcaccgaccttttcatctacgaaccgtctccaaaccctacgaggcaaagaaaattaaatgaacaagagagttattaattagttacttgatattaggaaatgatgaacgaaataggccgatcgatatagagcgcaaatgaatgaaaacaattaaaagcgccgcatccatattcagagagtcgtggacgagaactgtggaggtgtgaaattgaattaccatcagaatccagtggaacctgcggacacgatacatgcacagtcatgcatatataactcatcgattagccacataccatgcatggagtaaacaaaagagaatgtgctcaagacagaacactcacccaaaatggtaaggaaatagaatatcacttttgagttcctgttttctaagaaaccgccacgagtcttcctccacgtcggcggggtggtgttctaacacatatgaattaacgatgtgtgggtcaatgaacccaacatcatggatgttccttatttgcatttcccgcttcttcattacgcataatagcgtacacaacaagatagttaggacaatatatagtgcagtgcaatgaacgagatggggtagaaattaataaatcacttacgaacgtagcaactgatgatagatttgtcgaggtcgcgcgagattgaacagctggaacaattcactccgatgaattggtatatagtaatgtttgaagtgatgctcagctctaacttccgcataaatatagtctttggcgtttttaagttttatgtaactcttgtaccaatttagcagacctttcatttgtcgaggtagatcctcttcctcgcgcaggctcgacgagagggccattcttcacatatgtaaatactacgtccttcattggcgcctcatcaaggcctaacgagtgcacgaagagtgatatctaagtcggccgcttgttctctggcactcgttacggtcaatccatgtgctgccgcgcagctgctatgatatcgggggcatccggaccggcggcttgcacctatgagcggggcgatcgattgtttactttgttccccgagctgggcaacttctttccccctttctaattttttttctcggcctcctccaaggctttcttctcccgcTTCTCCGCCAAATCNNNNNNNNNNNNNNNNNNNNNNNNNNNNNNNNNNNNNNNNNNNNNNNNNNNNNNNNNNNNNNNNNNNNNNNNNNNNNNNNNNNNNNNNNNNNNNNNNNNNACTTATTATATTTGAAGTTCATAAATTATCCTAGCAATTTGATATAGGAAAAGTAGAGATGCGGGTATAGGAAAAGAAGAGATGCAAGCTACTGATACTGAGGAATCAGGAAAGCATGCAGATTACGTCAAATTAGAGTAACATGTATATAAGTGGTGGAGGATCATCTGTTCTAGAAAATACACAATAAATCAAAGAAAATCATCTTCACACAAGGTCTGAATTAAGATATCCCAAGCTTGAATATGTTGTTCTTGGTTAATGCATGCACTAAAGACAATACCTTACCTGGTAAGCAATCAAAGAAGTGCGGATGCATCAAGGGAAAACATCAGAAATATATGgaaaaacaaagcaaagaaaaggGGCATCCAAGTACCTTTGTTTTCTCAAATAGCCACTGGGCATTGAACTCGTCCCTCTGACCTTGGTCGCATTTCACCGAATAAAGAAGTTGCTGAGAAATTTTGCTGCGAGGGAAATTTCCTTAAACATCcgtaataaataatttattttttcAAGAATAAAATTCTCGTAATTATTTCATCAAAATTGAATGCACAAAGATAAAATTTTAGAACAAACTCATCTCTGTTTCTACCGTCAGTAATCTCACCCTTGAATATTGAAGTGGTACATCTCTTCTACTTGTACTCAAGGATTCTTGACATGTATAACACAATTTTGACATGCTCAATCATCTTGGGAAAAATAATTCCTTGCACGTTTAAGCATGTTTACCTAGCACATATCAGTGGATACTTCCTTGCTAACATATATACAACAGATTCCCTTTTTTCCTAGTTGTCCTGATCAAAATCTGAGTCTACAGTATTGTTCATGATCTAAACTGTGTCACTGCTCATATACACTGTCACTACCACAATTtatccatctcctctgacaataaagtttcaaattttatttagTTCATCACCTTTCTTTTAAAGGCTCACATGAACATGACAATACCTATGGCCATAATATGGTGACtgtaaaactaaaattgtttgtTCATATGCCCAAAATATGAGAAGAGCAGGAACGAACCCGACCATGGAGGCCAGAATGGGAGCAGGAAAAATCATCCCGGAATGTGGTGTTTCAGATTGCTATAGGCTAAAATAGTGATGCCAAAAAACAgtccccaaaaaccaaagttgtaAGCAAGAAGCAGCAATTTCAGGAAAAAACACCATCAACAGCCACGAAATTACAAAGCAAGCACACCCCAAACAATTAACACTCATATTTAATTGATTTCAGTTCAAAACTAATGACCTGGCAAATCCTCAACAGCACTTACCTTGGCCAAGCAGATGTTCCAGCCGGTACATGTGGAATAAAAATTCTCAGAGCTTAATCGAATATGACAGGATTAATTACATTTGTACACATAATAGCAACTTTCTCATCTTTCTCCATACCAGACTCGTCAAACACATCAACTGAGAGATAAGCTGAACAAACGCGGGTGGCCAACCTAATACGAAAGCAATATTCAACAGAATTCAATGAAATAAGCACAAACAATACATGAAACTGATCCGTTTAGGTATTAGAACTTTGGGTATACTCTGATTTTTCAAGTTGTACAATCTGAACAATAGAAAAGCATGAAAGGGAAGTCTGCAAAGTAGCATTCGGGAAGCATGTATTTCCTGTATTTTTCAAACTGGGAGGAAGCAATGGCTTGTTATGATAGGCTTCGTCAATGAA from Lolium rigidum isolate FL_2022 chromosome 4, APGP_CSIRO_Lrig_0.1, whole genome shotgun sequence encodes the following:
- the LOC124650056 gene encoding peroxidase 1-like, translating into MATRGVMVVLLLAAVAASCAHAQLHEKFYSESCPSVEDVVRKEMVRALSLAPSLAAPLLRMHFHDCFVRGCDGSVLLDSANKTAEKDALPNQTLRGFNFVERVKAAVEKACPDTVSCADVLTLIARDAVWLSKGPFWEVPLGRRDGSVSISNETDALPPPTANITVLTQLFAAKNLDIKDLVVLSAAHTIGTSHCFSFSDRLYNFTGRVNPSDIDPTLEPFYMAKLKSKCASLNDNTTLVEMDPGSFKTFDLDYFKLVSKRRGLFHSDGALLTDAFTRAYILRHATGAFKDEFFADFAVSMVKMGNTDVLTGSQGEIRKKCSVVNH